In Microbacterium binotii, one DNA window encodes the following:
- a CDS encoding MMPL family transporter, with amino-acid sequence MAASSTSTRPSRWLRVGIPALLVLVWLVVGSIGGPYFGKVDEVSTNDQSTFLPQSAASTQVNERLPDFVAGDSIPAVVVFAADQKLSDGQLAELQTVAEDIAQTPGVLDGISPPIVSDDGLAAQIFVPIDASGEVPEAVEAVRDLVASQAPSGVEGWVTGPAGFTADLVEGFLGIDGLLLGVALIAVFVILVIVYRSPLLPVLVLLTSVFALCVALLTVWWLAKAGIFVLNGQVQGILFILVIGAATDYALLFVARYREAVAEGQKRWPATVQAWRGAFEPILASGGTVIAGLLCLLLSDLASNRALGPIAAIGIAFAMLSALTFLPALLALVGRAAFWPFIPKHPAAVPSDDPNAPVSGLWPRVARFVTRRARPVWIISTVVLLVGAAGITQLKADGVPSSDLVLGYSQARDGQDVLAEHFPAGSGSPVYVVVSETDAAAAVTATSDAEGIDSVAIAAADSPTGQASVTVSGGALELAAVGPPGTPAPSATTVDGDVLLIATLADAADSAAADDAVVALRDTLDSDLGEGAALVGGQTAIDVDTNATSIRDRTVIIPVILAVVFVILMLLLRSILAPVLLIASTVISFGTAMGVSALVFNHVFDFPGADPAVPLYGFVFLVALGIDYNIFLMSRVREESLRHGTRAGIVRGLVSTGGVITSAGLVLAATFAALGVIPILFLAQLAFIVAFGVLLDTFVVRSLLVPALASDIGRAVWWPSKLWRAGPETKDAAPMTRAEYRRTLGA; translated from the coding sequence ATGGCCGCATCTTCGACGTCGACCCGACCCTCCCGCTGGCTCCGGGTGGGAATCCCAGCGTTGCTCGTGCTCGTCTGGCTCGTCGTCGGCTCGATCGGCGGTCCGTACTTCGGCAAGGTCGACGAGGTCTCCACCAATGACCAGTCGACGTTCCTGCCGCAGAGCGCGGCCTCCACGCAGGTCAACGAAAGGCTTCCCGACTTCGTTGCCGGTGACAGCATCCCGGCCGTCGTGGTGTTCGCGGCGGACCAGAAGCTCAGCGACGGGCAACTCGCCGAGCTGCAGACGGTTGCCGAGGACATCGCGCAGACGCCCGGTGTCCTCGACGGCATCTCGCCGCCAATCGTGTCCGACGACGGTCTCGCCGCCCAGATCTTCGTGCCCATCGACGCCTCGGGCGAGGTGCCCGAGGCCGTCGAGGCGGTCCGCGACCTCGTCGCCTCACAGGCGCCGTCGGGCGTCGAAGGATGGGTGACCGGTCCCGCCGGCTTCACGGCGGACCTCGTCGAGGGCTTCCTCGGCATCGACGGGCTGCTGCTCGGCGTCGCGCTCATCGCCGTCTTCGTGATCCTCGTCATCGTCTACCGGTCCCCGCTGCTGCCGGTGCTCGTGCTGCTCACGAGCGTGTTCGCGCTGTGCGTGGCCCTGCTGACCGTGTGGTGGCTCGCCAAAGCCGGGATCTTCGTGCTGAACGGCCAGGTGCAGGGCATCCTGTTCATCCTCGTCATCGGCGCCGCCACCGACTACGCGCTCTTGTTCGTGGCGAGATACCGCGAGGCGGTGGCCGAGGGGCAGAAGAGGTGGCCGGCGACCGTACAGGCCTGGCGTGGCGCGTTCGAGCCCATCCTCGCCTCCGGGGGAACCGTCATCGCGGGGCTGCTCTGCCTGCTGCTCTCGGACCTCGCCAGCAACCGTGCGCTCGGGCCGATCGCGGCCATCGGCATCGCGTTCGCGATGCTCTCCGCACTCACCTTCCTGCCCGCGCTGCTCGCGCTCGTCGGCCGCGCCGCTTTCTGGCCCTTCATTCCGAAGCACCCCGCCGCGGTGCCGTCTGACGACCCGAACGCCCCCGTATCGGGCCTCTGGCCGCGGGTGGCGCGATTCGTCACGCGGCGTGCTCGTCCGGTGTGGATCATCAGCACCGTCGTCCTGCTCGTGGGGGCGGCGGGCATCACGCAGCTCAAGGCCGACGGCGTGCCCTCCAGCGACCTCGTGCTCGGGTACTCGCAGGCGCGTGACGGCCAGGACGTGCTCGCGGAGCACTTCCCGGCCGGCTCCGGCAGTCCGGTCTACGTCGTGGTCTCTGAGACGGATGCGGCCGCCGCCGTCACCGCCACGTCGGATGCAGAGGGCATCGACAGTGTGGCGATCGCCGCCGCGGACTCGCCGACGGGTCAGGCGTCGGTCACCGTCTCGGGCGGCGCGCTCGAGCTCGCCGCGGTCGGCCCGCCCGGGACTCCCGCGCCTTCGGCCACCACCGTCGACGGCGACGTGCTGCTGATCGCGACGCTCGCGGATGCGGCCGACTCCGCCGCGGCCGACGACGCCGTCGTGGCGCTGCGAGACACCCTCGACAGCGATCTCGGAGAAGGCGCGGCGCTCGTCGGCGGCCAGACCGCCATCGACGTCGACACGAACGCCACCTCGATCCGCGACCGCACGGTCATCATCCCGGTCATCCTCGCCGTCGTCTTCGTCATCCTCATGCTCCTGCTGCGATCGATCCTGGCGCCGGTGCTGCTCATCGCGAGCACCGTGATCTCGTTCGGCACCGCGATGGGGGTGAGCGCGCTCGTGTTCAACCACGTGTTCGACTTCCCCGGCGCGGACCCCGCGGTGCCGCTCTACGGCTTCGTCTTCCTCGTCGCGCTCGGCATCGACTACAACATCTTCCTCATGTCGCGCGTGCGGGAGGAATCGCTTCGCCACGGCACGCGCGCGGGCATCGTGCGCGGCCTCGTGTCGACCGGAGGCGTGATCACCTCGGCCGGCCTCGTGCTCGCGGCGACGTTCGCCGCCCTCGGTGTCATCCCGATCCTGTTCCTGGCGCAGTTGGCGTTCATCGTCGCGTTCGGCGTGCTGCTGGACACCTTCGTCGTCCGCTCGCTCCTGGTGCCCGCACTCGCCTCCGACATCGGGCGCGCGGTGTGGTGGCCCTCCAAGCTGTGGCGTGCAGGGCCCGAGACGAAGGATGCGGCGCCGATGACGCGCGCCGAGTACCGGCGTACGCTCGGAGCATGA
- a CDS encoding isochorismatase family protein — MTKALFIVDVQNDFTERGALGVAGGDAVAERISAYLAEHAGDYGLIVASRDWHDAEGDNGGHFAAEPDFIDTWPPHCVAGTFGAEYDEVFDTSAVTHHLKKGRGEPAYSLFEGRTDDGRTATELLAEHGILDIDVVGLATDYCVRASALDAIAAGRHVRVFTDLVAGVHAESSEKALAEIAHAGAEVTASR; from the coding sequence ATGACCAAGGCGCTGTTCATCGTCGACGTCCAAAACGACTTCACCGAGCGCGGTGCTCTCGGGGTGGCAGGGGGTGACGCGGTCGCGGAGCGGATCTCCGCCTACCTCGCGGAGCACGCGGGCGACTACGGCCTCATCGTGGCATCCCGGGACTGGCACGACGCCGAGGGCGACAACGGCGGGCATTTCGCCGCGGAGCCCGACTTCATCGACACGTGGCCGCCGCACTGCGTGGCGGGCACCTTCGGCGCGGAGTACGACGAGGTCTTCGACACGTCCGCCGTGACGCACCATCTCAAGAAGGGGCGCGGAGAGCCCGCGTACTCGCTCTTCGAGGGGCGCACCGACGACGGCCGCACGGCGACCGAGCTGCTCGCTGAGCACGGGATCCTCGACATCGACGTGGTGGGTCTCGCGACCGACTACTGCGTGCGCGCGTCGGCTCTCGATGCCATCGCGGCGGGGCGGCACGTGCGCGTGTTCACCGACCTCGTCGCCGGCGTCCACGCCGAGTCGAGTGAGAAGGCCCTCGCCGAGATCGCGCACGCCGGCGCTGAGGTGACCGCGTCGCGCTGA
- a CDS encoding purple acid phosphatase family protein — MLLAAPSRPTGRAALWASAAAVGAALMLSGALVAPAAHADDPAAYTGIVLGVASNETQRTVSWYTSADTSQVVQLAPTSAVVNGQFVASVTTFAATGAANVSTTGYNRHAVLSGLQENTQYSYRVGSDGNWSPTYSFKTQSFEGDFDFLFFGDPQIGSSGNVAKDGAGWADTMNVALTANPNAELLVSGGDQVETANTEPQWDAFLAPDQLRQYPWAATIGNHDVGGKAYEQHFYTPNTDYSSAYYKDPTKTATTSGGDYWYIYKDVLFIDLNSNSYDSANGGGDAAHVQYVTDVVNQHGADAKYTVLVYHHSIYSAADHAKDADNKVRRVDFPTTFSKLGVDLVLQGHDHVYTRSYEIKNGEKANPAEQPGQNDVFVGEGGVIYMTANSASGSKYYDITAPDNSGTTGAGNGPDPLKPSDYWYNSVQNQEHVRSYVKVQVRADQLVVEGIRSGTCDAPNAAVEQGKVSWCGTPGSSTAVDGVGSLIDSVTIHPFHGDGQDIQVDVPNQAPGEFGWTIDGQNGLVDLGTAEEKGDHFEATGEINPISVTDTRSSLAPWSLTSVLGDFKDGDKTFSGRYLGWTPKVVTDGAGATAGAAVSSGYDTGDGLAVSRVLGSAAQGHAKGSALLGAALDLKLPTETAKGSYRATLTLTALAG, encoded by the coding sequence ATGCTCCTTGCAGCACCCTCGCGGCCCACGGGCCGCGCGGCCCTGTGGGCCTCGGCGGCGGCGGTCGGCGCCGCGCTGATGCTCAGCGGCGCCCTCGTCGCCCCCGCGGCGCACGCCGACGACCCCGCGGCCTACACCGGCATCGTGCTGGGCGTCGCCTCCAACGAGACGCAGCGCACGGTGTCCTGGTACACCTCGGCCGACACATCGCAGGTCGTGCAGTTGGCCCCCACCTCGGCCGTGGTGAACGGTCAGTTCGTTGCCTCCGTGACCACCTTCGCCGCCACCGGAGCGGCCAACGTCTCGACCACGGGCTACAACCGCCACGCCGTCCTGTCGGGGCTGCAGGAGAACACGCAGTACTCGTACCGCGTGGGATCCGACGGCAACTGGTCGCCGACCTACTCGTTCAAGACGCAGTCCTTCGAGGGTGACTTCGACTTCCTGTTCTTCGGAGACCCCCAGATCGGGTCGTCGGGCAACGTCGCGAAGGACGGCGCCGGCTGGGCCGACACCATGAACGTCGCGCTGACCGCCAACCCGAACGCGGAGCTGCTGGTCTCCGGCGGCGACCAGGTCGAGACGGCCAACACCGAGCCGCAGTGGGACGCGTTCCTCGCTCCCGACCAGCTGCGCCAGTACCCGTGGGCCGCGACGATCGGTAACCACGACGTCGGCGGCAAGGCGTACGAGCAGCACTTCTACACGCCCAACACCGACTACTCCTCGGCCTACTACAAGGACCCGACCAAGACGGCGACGACGTCCGGCGGCGACTACTGGTACATCTACAAGGATGTGCTCTTCATCGACCTGAACAGCAACAGCTACGACTCGGCGAACGGCGGCGGCGACGCGGCCCACGTGCAGTACGTGACGGATGTGGTGAACCAGCACGGCGCCGATGCCAAGTACACCGTGCTCGTGTACCACCACTCGATCTACTCCGCCGCCGACCACGCGAAGGACGCCGACAACAAGGTGCGTCGCGTGGACTTCCCGACCACCTTCTCCAAGCTCGGTGTCGATCTCGTGCTCCAGGGCCACGACCACGTCTACACCCGCAGCTACGAGATCAAGAACGGCGAGAAGGCCAACCCGGCCGAACAGCCCGGTCAGAACGACGTCTTCGTCGGTGAGGGCGGCGTCATCTACATGACGGCGAACTCGGCATCGGGGTCGAAGTACTACGACATCACGGCGCCCGACAACAGCGGCACCACGGGAGCGGGTAACGGGCCCGACCCGCTGAAGCCGAGCGATTACTGGTACAACTCCGTGCAGAACCAGGAGCACGTGCGCAGCTACGTCAAGGTGCAGGTGCGCGCCGACCAGCTCGTGGTCGAGGGCATCCGTTCGGGCACCTGCGACGCGCCCAACGCCGCGGTGGAGCAGGGCAAGGTCAGCTGGTGCGGAACGCCGGGTTCGAGTACGGCGGTCGACGGCGTCGGGTCCCTGATCGACTCGGTCACCATCCACCCCTTCCACGGCGACGGTCAGGACATCCAGGTCGACGTTCCCAACCAGGCTCCCGGTGAGTTCGGCTGGACGATCGATGGTCAGAACGGCCTCGTGGACCTCGGTACCGCCGAGGAGAAGGGCGACCACTTCGAGGCGACGGGTGAGATCAACCCGATCAGCGTCACCGACACGCGCTCCTCGCTGGCGCCGTGGTCGCTCACCTCGGTGCTCGGTGACTTCAAGGACGGCGACAAGACGTTCTCCGGTCGCTACCTCGGCTGGACGCCGAAGGTCGTCACCGACGGTGCCGGCGCCACCGCCGGTGCAGCCGTCTCCTCGGGTTACGACACCGGTGACGGTCTGGCCGTCAGTCGCGTGCTTGGCTCCGCCGCGCAGGGACACGCGAAGGGATCGGCGCTGCTCGGTGCGGCGCTCGATCTCAAGCTCCCGACCGAGACGGCCAAGGGCAGCTACCGCGCGACCCTGACCCTCACCGCGCTCGCCGGCTGA
- a CDS encoding WxL protein peptidoglycan domain-containing protein — MNPRSTPPHRRLIALSSAMLATLTALAFAAPAQAAEGDEVTWTVRTASNNLGSERTNYSYTVDPGGSVSDAVTIANHGDEALDLKVYAADGSTSDEGQLSLLVAGEPSHAIGAWIAPQQATVTVAAGETVTVPFTLSVPENATPGDYAGGVVTSLSAPDAQNGVTVDRRLGIRVNLRVGGELVPSLAVENMSVAWNGGLNPFAGGDATVTYTLHNTGNATIAAQPTARVGGIFDLFGMDAAAAQDVPALLPGESWTQTVSVPGVPPVLALIAGVNVVPVVTDASGSTTPLDTVTGQTIGAAIPWTLLVIVLLAAAAVFLLLRARRRRSETAQQRADARVEDAVAHALAEERAKAAVGASSAD; from the coding sequence GTGAACCCACGCTCGACCCCTCCGCATCGTCGACTCATCGCGCTGAGCTCCGCGATGCTCGCCACGCTCACCGCCCTCGCCTTCGCGGCACCTGCTCAGGCTGCCGAGGGTGATGAGGTCACCTGGACCGTCCGGACCGCCTCCAACAACCTGGGCTCGGAGCGGACGAACTACAGCTACACGGTCGATCCGGGCGGGTCCGTCTCGGACGCCGTCACGATCGCGAACCACGGAGACGAGGCGCTGGATCTCAAGGTCTACGCCGCCGACGGCTCGACCTCCGACGAGGGCCAGCTGTCCCTGCTCGTCGCGGGGGAGCCCTCCCATGCGATCGGCGCGTGGATCGCGCCCCAGCAGGCGACCGTGACGGTGGCGGCCGGTGAGACGGTCACCGTCCCGTTCACCCTCTCCGTCCCCGAGAACGCCACGCCCGGCGACTACGCCGGCGGCGTGGTCACCTCGCTCAGTGCGCCCGACGCGCAGAACGGCGTCACGGTCGATCGGAGACTGGGGATCCGCGTCAACCTGCGGGTGGGCGGTGAGCTCGTGCCCTCCCTGGCGGTCGAGAACATGTCTGTCGCCTGGAACGGCGGGCTCAATCCCTTCGCCGGCGGTGACGCCACCGTGACGTACACCCTGCACAACACCGGCAACGCCACGATCGCCGCGCAGCCGACGGCACGCGTCGGGGGGATCTTCGACCTCTTCGGAATGGATGCCGCCGCGGCACAGGACGTGCCCGCGCTCCTTCCCGGCGAGTCGTGGACCCAGACCGTCTCCGTTCCGGGCGTCCCTCCCGTGCTCGCGCTCATCGCCGGCGTGAACGTGGTGCCCGTCGTGACCGATGCGTCCGGCTCGACGACTCCGCTCGACACGGTGACGGGGCAGACGATCGGCGCCGCCATCCCGTGGACCCTGCTCGTGATCGTCCTGCTCGCGGCGGCCGCGGTCTTCCTGCTGCTGCGCGCGCGTCGCCGGCGCAGCGAGACCGCGCAGCAGCGTGCCGATGCACGCGTGGAGGATGCGGTCGCCCACGCCCTCGCCGAAGAGCGTGCCAAGGCGGCAGTCGGGGCTTCGTCGGCCGACTGA
- a CDS encoding LPXTG cell wall anchor domain-containing protein, whose product MTAPRQRARISLLGRGSVALTVAALLLGAGASVADAAEDDPDAGTTTGGAMVITVDVPEHVGAASPSPTATSPQVPTGALPATGDDVQRLLPWLLAALAVTGAGAALAARRRRA is encoded by the coding sequence GTGACCGCGCCGCGGCAGCGCGCCCGGATCTCACTGCTGGGCCGAGGCTCGGTCGCGCTGACGGTCGCGGCGCTCCTTCTGGGCGCGGGAGCCTCGGTCGCCGACGCCGCAGAGGACGACCCGGATGCGGGAACGACGACGGGCGGGGCCATGGTGATCACCGTCGACGTCCCCGAGCATGTCGGGGCCGCATCCCCGTCCCCGACCGCTACATCACCGCAGGTGCCCACCGGAGCGCTGCCCGCGACGGGCGACGACGTTCAGCGGCTGCTGCCGTGGCTCCTCGCCGCACTGGCCGTCACGGGCGCCGGCGCGGCCCTGGCCGCTCGCCGCCGCCGCGCCTGA
- a CDS encoding HupE/UreJ family protein, with amino-acid sequence MPTTVVRRAPETRLAAIALAALLLVLVLVLLPTQRAAAHPTGSTGVFLTVRQDAVEVKMQIQKAGFVAATGYDIATDQSELDAISDNLMTFLLHRVHISDEQGSLAATVLEEPTFATVNDEDAIETTLRFTAGRPLQGALEFTDDFIIDVVPSHQVYVALISDWDDGQINEGEPQVIGVLGGGVTHLTWERSDTDPLHGLLAVIRLGMLHIAEGTDHLLFLTTLLIVAPSLATRARRGWRWQQPIPVKKTVGRAALTITAFTVGHLITLALVSLGLISFPEKPVEILVAVSIAVAAAHALKPLIPRGELLIAGVFGLVHGTAFATTILELNLGFGETLVAIIGFNVGVELAQLIAAVLVLPLLIWLSHARAFVGFRTAVAIAAILAAAAWIGGILTDQDSVLQPVFTEIASFPVVSYLLLVALVAALWYFTRTAAGSRRIEAGR; translated from the coding sequence GTGCCTACCACCGTCGTCCGTCGTGCGCCGGAGACCCGGCTCGCAGCCATTGCGCTCGCGGCCCTCCTGCTGGTCCTCGTTCTCGTCCTCCTGCCGACGCAGCGCGCGGCAGCGCATCCCACAGGGTCGACGGGCGTGTTCCTCACGGTGCGTCAGGATGCGGTCGAGGTGAAGATGCAGATCCAGAAGGCCGGCTTCGTGGCGGCCACGGGCTACGACATCGCCACCGACCAGTCGGAGCTCGACGCCATCTCGGACAATCTCATGACGTTCCTGCTCCACCGCGTGCACATCTCGGACGAGCAGGGCTCATTGGCCGCCACCGTGCTCGAGGAGCCGACCTTCGCGACGGTCAACGACGAGGATGCGATCGAGACGACGCTCCGCTTCACCGCGGGCCGCCCGCTGCAGGGTGCGCTGGAGTTCACCGACGACTTCATCATCGACGTCGTCCCCTCCCATCAGGTCTACGTCGCTCTGATCAGCGACTGGGATGACGGCCAGATCAACGAGGGCGAGCCGCAGGTCATCGGCGTGCTGGGCGGCGGCGTCACGCACCTCACGTGGGAGCGCAGCGACACCGACCCGCTGCACGGCCTGCTCGCGGTGATCCGTCTCGGGATGCTGCACATCGCTGAGGGCACCGATCATCTGCTCTTCCTCACGACCTTGCTGATCGTCGCCCCCTCGCTCGCGACACGGGCTCGGCGAGGGTGGCGCTGGCAGCAGCCGATCCCCGTGAAGAAGACCGTGGGCAGGGCAGCGCTGACGATCACCGCGTTCACCGTCGGACATCTGATCACCCTGGCGCTGGTGTCGCTGGGGCTCATCTCCTTCCCCGAGAAGCCGGTGGAGATCCTCGTCGCCGTCTCCATCGCCGTCGCTGCCGCGCACGCGCTGAAGCCTCTGATCCCCCGAGGTGAGCTGCTCATCGCGGGAGTGTTCGGGCTCGTGCACGGCACGGCGTTCGCCACGACGATCCTCGAGCTCAACCTCGGATTCGGCGAGACGCTCGTCGCGATCATCGGCTTCAACGTCGGCGTCGAGCTCGCACAGCTCATCGCCGCGGTGCTCGTGCTCCCTCTGCTCATCTGGCTCTCCCACGCGCGCGCGTTCGTCGGTTTCCGCACCGCCGTCGCGATCGCCGCGATCCTGGCCGCCGCCGCGTGGATCGGCGGGATTCTGACCGACCAGGACTCCGTTCTGCAGCCGGTGTTCACCGAGATCGCGAGCTTCCCCGTCGTGTCGTACCTCCTGCTGGTGGCCCTCGTCGCGGCGCTGTGGTACTTCACGCGCACCGCCGCCGGCTCGCGCCGGATCGAGGCGGGACGGTGA
- the nhaA gene encoding Na+/H+ antiporter NhaA yields the protein MTSVELQRSGPAKKKRRPIAPDRLSAALMLIATALAIIWANSPWGAGYEHFWETPITIAVGDVRIDSNLHALVNDGLMTLFFFLVGLEVKRELTIGELTDRARATLPIAAAVAGLVVPAGIFILFTLGTDESHAWGVVISTDTAFLLGALAIIGPKFPARLRAFLLTLAVVDDIGALLVIGVFYSDSLNLAALVVAVVLMGLIALVRFLPYGRGFSYAALGIALWIVVLLSGVHATLAGVAIALLIPVFPPRRSDVERTAELTRAFRESPNTVYAAAVQRSVRDSLSINERVDAGWRPYISFGVLPLFALANAGVHLDPATLKEAFTSPLTWGIIVALVGGKFIGITGATWLLRATGKGVLAPGLGMTRIAGGGALSGIGFTIALFLVPIAIDDPHTQDLARVGVLTASVLAFLAGWAIISVGDRLRPPVAVGKYLNRPVDPARDHIKGPKDAPLTIVEYGDFECPFCGRATGSIDEVFAALGDQVRWVWRHLPLDAPHPHAQQAAQASEAAAAQGHFYEMTRKMFAHQDQLELSDLIRYADELGLDTDRFADDLRSPAVLRHIQDDRLDAELMDLHSTPTFFIGGIRHVGPWDSASLIRALEASRGRVIEPHP from the coding sequence ATGACCAGCGTCGAACTGCAGCGCAGCGGCCCCGCCAAGAAGAAGCGGCGTCCGATCGCCCCCGACCGCCTGTCGGCTGCCCTGATGCTGATCGCCACTGCGCTCGCCATCATCTGGGCGAACAGTCCCTGGGGTGCGGGCTACGAGCACTTCTGGGAGACGCCCATCACGATCGCCGTGGGCGATGTGCGGATCGACTCGAACCTCCACGCGCTCGTCAACGACGGGCTGATGACACTGTTCTTCTTCCTCGTCGGACTCGAAGTCAAACGCGAACTGACCATCGGCGAACTCACCGACCGCGCTCGCGCCACGCTGCCGATCGCGGCGGCGGTCGCGGGGCTCGTGGTGCCGGCGGGGATCTTCATCCTCTTCACCCTCGGCACCGACGAGAGTCACGCGTGGGGTGTCGTGATCTCCACCGACACGGCGTTCCTGCTGGGGGCCCTCGCTATCATCGGCCCCAAGTTCCCCGCTCGCCTGCGCGCGTTCCTGCTGACCCTCGCCGTCGTGGACGACATCGGGGCGCTGCTGGTGATCGGCGTCTTCTACTCCGACAGCCTCAACCTCGCGGCCCTCGTGGTGGCTGTCGTGCTCATGGGTCTGATCGCCCTGGTGCGCTTCCTGCCGTACGGCCGAGGCTTCTCCTACGCGGCCCTCGGCATCGCCCTCTGGATCGTCGTGCTGCTGTCGGGCGTGCACGCGACCCTCGCCGGCGTCGCCATCGCGCTCCTCATCCCGGTCTTCCCACCCCGGCGCAGCGACGTCGAACGCACGGCCGAGCTCACGCGTGCCTTCCGCGAGTCCCCCAACACCGTGTACGCGGCCGCGGTGCAGCGCAGCGTCCGCGACTCGCTCTCGATCAACGAGCGCGTGGATGCGGGATGGCGCCCGTACATCTCGTTCGGCGTGCTGCCCCTGTTCGCGCTGGCGAACGCGGGCGTCCATCTCGACCCGGCGACGCTGAAGGAGGCCTTCACCTCGCCGCTCACCTGGGGCATCATCGTTGCGCTCGTCGGCGGCAAGTTCATCGGCATCACCGGCGCGACCTGGCTGCTGCGCGCGACAGGCAAGGGCGTTCTCGCCCCCGGTCTCGGAATGACGCGGATCGCCGGCGGCGGCGCGCTGTCGGGCATCGGGTTCACGATCGCCCTGTTCCTCGTGCCCATCGCGATCGACGATCCCCACACGCAGGACCTCGCCCGTGTCGGCGTACTCACCGCATCCGTCCTCGCGTTCCTCGCCGGATGGGCGATCATCTCGGTCGGCGACCGGCTGCGGCCGCCCGTCGCCGTCGGCAAGTACCTGAACCGGCCCGTCGACCCCGCGCGCGACCACATCAAGGGACCGAAGGACGCGCCGCTGACGATCGTCGAGTACGGCGACTTCGAGTGCCCGTTCTGCGGCCGCGCGACCGGCTCCATCGACGAGGTCTTCGCCGCGCTGGGCGACCAGGTCCGTTGGGTGTGGCGGCACCTGCCGCTCGACGCGCCGCATCCACACGCGCAGCAGGCGGCGCAGGCATCGGAGGCCGCCGCGGCGCAGGGCCACTTCTATGAGATGACGCGCAAGATGTTCGCCCACCAGGACCAGCTGGAGCTCTCGGACCTGATCCGCTACGCCGACGAGCTGGGTCTGGACACCGATCGCTTCGCCGACGACCTGCGCTCCCCCGCTGTGCTGCGCCACATCCAGGACGACCGTCTGGACGCGGAGCTCATGGACCTGCACTCGACGCCCACGTTCTTCATCGGGGGGATCCGCCATGTCGGCCCGTGGGACTCGGCCTCCCTCATCCGTGCGCTCGAGGCGTCCCGCGGTCGCGTCATCGAGCCGCACCCGTAA